A single region of the Pseudomonas sp. B21-023 genome encodes:
- a CDS encoding HAD family phosphatase — protein MLTALLFDLDGTLTDTDTLHLQAFRKLLHDHDGRELTQEQFNTQVSGRSNGLLFAELFPHSDAAHRQALAERKEALFRELSPTLTPMPGLLRLLEHAERHGIGMCVVTNAPRLNAEHMLGAMGLGERFAHVLVADELARPKPDPLPYLTGLQYLQAQAAQALAFEDSLPGVKAAVDAGIFTVGLATTQPAERLLEAGARLVIEDYADPRLWDIIARMQATA, from the coding sequence ATGCTGACCGCCCTGCTGTTCGATCTCGATGGGACCCTAACCGACACCGACACCCTGCACTTGCAAGCCTTCCGCAAGCTGCTGCACGACCACGATGGCCGCGAGCTTACCCAGGAGCAGTTCAACACCCAGGTCAGCGGCCGCTCCAACGGCCTGCTGTTCGCCGAGCTGTTCCCCCATTCTGATGCCGCCCACCGCCAGGCCCTGGCCGAGCGCAAGGAGGCGTTGTTCCGCGAACTGTCGCCAACCCTGACGCCGATGCCCGGCCTGCTGCGCCTGCTGGAACATGCCGAGCGGCACGGCATCGGCATGTGCGTGGTGACCAACGCCCCGCGCCTGAACGCCGAGCACATGCTCGGGGCCATGGGCCTTGGCGAGCGTTTCGCTCATGTCCTGGTCGCCGATGAGCTGGCACGGCCCAAGCCCGACCCCCTGCCCTACCTCACCGGGCTGCAGTACCTGCAGGCCCAGGCCGCGCAGGCGCTGGCCTTCGAGGACTCGCTGCCTGGCGTCAAGGCAGCTGTCGACGCAGGCATCTTTACCGTGGGCCTGGCCACTACCCAGCCGGCCGAACGACTGCTGGAAGCCGGAGCGCGGTTGGTGATCGAAGACTATGCCGATCCGCGGTTGTGGGACATCATCGCGCGGATGCAAGCCACGGCCTGA
- a CDS encoding thioesterase family protein: MSFVTTRKILFGDCDPAGIVYTPRIGYFVIEAIHEFLSHRLGGEGLRKLFAMGVMPPARALSIEFLSPMAWDDLIRVHVSSGPLGRTSFSFAVEGLGAGGEVCFRASMTQVCVCPESKQPVELPEALRQALCSTTG; encoded by the coding sequence ATGTCTTTTGTCACCACCCGCAAGATCCTGTTCGGCGATTGCGACCCCGCTGGGATCGTCTATACGCCGCGTATCGGTTACTTCGTCATCGAGGCGATACACGAGTTTCTCTCCCACCGGCTGGGCGGCGAAGGCCTGCGCAAGCTGTTCGCCATGGGCGTGATGCCGCCGGCGCGGGCGTTGTCCATCGAGTTCCTGTCGCCGATGGCCTGGGACGACCTGATCCGCGTGCACGTCAGCAGTGGGCCGCTCGGCCGCACATCGTTCAGTTTCGCCGTAGAGGGGCTCGGGGCCGGTGGCGAAGTGTGTTTTCGGGCCAGTATGACCCAAGTGTGCGTTTGCCCCGAAAGCAAGCAACCGGTTGAGCTGCCCGAGGCACTGCGCCAGGCACTGTGCAGCACTACAGGCTGA
- a CDS encoding tRNA (adenine(22)-N(1))-methyltransferase TrmK, with amino-acid sequence MNEHTLSMRLERVAAHVPAGARLADIGSDHGYLPVALARRGAIVAAVAGEVALTPYQAAQRTVRDNGLEDRITVRHASGLAAIEPNDGVTAVSICGMGGETIRDILEAGKQHLGGHERLVLQPNGGEQALRQWLMDNGYRIVCEEVLRENRFDYEIIVAERAESVSYSAEQLYFGPLLMQARSPAFLFKWQRMLRQKHQTLANFARARQPVPEDKVRDITRQAQWITQLLA; translated from the coding sequence TTGAACGAACACACATTGTCCATGCGCCTGGAGCGCGTGGCAGCCCATGTGCCGGCGGGTGCGCGACTGGCCGATATCGGCTCGGACCATGGCTACCTGCCGGTGGCGCTGGCGCGTCGGGGCGCGATTGTCGCGGCCGTGGCCGGCGAAGTCGCGCTGACGCCGTACCAGGCCGCGCAGCGCACCGTGCGCGACAACGGCCTGGAAGACCGCATCACCGTGCGCCATGCCAGTGGCCTGGCAGCCATCGAGCCAAATGATGGCGTCACCGCAGTCAGTATCTGCGGCATGGGTGGCGAGACCATTCGCGACATCCTCGAGGCCGGCAAGCAGCACCTGGGCGGACATGAGCGGTTGGTCCTGCAACCCAACGGCGGTGAGCAGGCGCTGCGCCAGTGGCTGATGGACAACGGCTATCGGATTGTCTGCGAGGAAGTGCTGCGGGAAAACCGTTTCGACTACGAAATCATCGTCGCCGAACGTGCCGAGTCGGTCAGCTACAGCGCCGAGCAGCTGTACTTCGGCCCGCTGCTGATGCAGGCACGCAGCCCGGCGTTCCTGTTCAAGTGGCAACGCATGCTGCGCCAGAAACACCAGACCCTGGCCAACTTCGCCCGGGCGCGCCAGCCGGTGCCCGAGGACAAGGTGCGCGACATTACCCGTCAGGCGCAGTGGATTACCCAGTTGCTGGCGTGA
- a CDS encoding MFS transporter: MSVRLLAMALAPLLGLFIIALGNGVLSSLTTLRLGAAGESATMIGVVSSAYFIGLTLGAVFNDRLILRIGHIRAYSSFAALIGATILLQGLFYDTTWWFVLRLINGWAAVGVFLVIESWLLLAGDAKIRGRLLALYMIAFYGAGVIAQAALGEVTGWGETAPFMVAGMLATLSVLPIVILPRVSPLLDQVEPLKPRQLLGVAPTGLVGCFGSGVAIAGIYALLPLYLQRIGLDVGEIGDMMAWVILGAMLLQYPVGRWSDRKDRQDVLIALAALCTVLSLLFVLLPADTVLLPALLFLLGGGVFALYPVAVSSAADRAPADALVPMIQGLLLINSLGSAMAPLAISPMMTAYGEVGLFWAFAVINLAMVGFFLWRRGKRPAPEHPAPFAPTATFSPTGAELRVTEDLMHAAQEHPTLEAMDSTPGQPAVRADAQ, from the coding sequence ATGTCTGTGCGTTTGCTGGCGATGGCGCTGGCACCCCTGCTCGGCCTGTTCATCATTGCCCTGGGCAATGGCGTGCTGTCTTCCCTGACCACCCTGCGCCTTGGCGCCGCCGGCGAATCGGCGACCATGATCGGCGTGGTGTCCTCGGCCTACTTCATCGGCCTGACCCTCGGCGCAGTCTTCAACGACCGGTTGATCCTGCGCATCGGTCATATCCGCGCCTACAGCAGCTTCGCTGCCTTGATCGGCGCAACCATCCTGCTCCAGGGCTTGTTCTACGACACCACCTGGTGGTTCGTGCTGCGGCTGATCAACGGCTGGGCGGCGGTCGGCGTGTTCCTGGTGATCGAGAGCTGGTTGCTGCTGGCCGGTGACGCGAAGATCCGCGGGCGCCTGCTGGCGCTGTACATGATCGCCTTCTATGGCGCCGGGGTGATCGCCCAGGCCGCTCTGGGCGAGGTTACCGGGTGGGGCGAGACCGCGCCGTTCATGGTCGCCGGCATGCTCGCCACACTGTCGGTGCTGCCGATCGTGATCCTGCCACGGGTATCGCCGCTGCTGGATCAGGTCGAGCCGCTCAAGCCCCGGCAGCTGCTGGGCGTGGCGCCGACCGGGCTGGTCGGCTGTTTCGGCTCGGGGGTCGCCATCGCCGGGATCTACGCCTTGCTACCGCTGTACCTGCAACGCATCGGCCTGGATGTTGGCGAGATCGGCGACATGATGGCCTGGGTGATCCTCGGCGCCATGCTGTTGCAATACCCAGTCGGGCGCTGGTCCGACCGCAAGGACCGCCAGGACGTGCTGATCGCCCTGGCCGCCCTGTGCACCGTGCTGTCGCTGCTGTTCGTGCTGCTGCCAGCCGACACCGTGCTGCTGCCGGCCTTGCTGTTCCTGCTCGGTGGCGGTGTGTTCGCGCTGTACCCGGTGGCCGTCAGCAGCGCCGCCGACCGAGCCCCGGCCGACGCGTTGGTGCCGATGATCCAGGGGCTGTTGCTGATCAACTCGCTGGGCTCGGCCATGGCCCCGCTGGCCATTTCGCCAATGATGACCGCCTATGGCGAAGTCGGCCTGTTCTGGGCCTTCGCCGTGATCAACCTGGCCATGGTCGGCTTCTTCTTATGGCGTCGCGGCAAGCGCCCGGCACCGGAGCACCCGGCGCCGTTCGCGCCGACCGCGACTTTCTCGCCGACCGGCGCGGAGCTGCGGGTGACCGAGGACCTGATGCACGCGGCGCAGGAACACCCGACCCTGGAAGCGATGGATTCCACGCCCGGGCAGCCGGCGGTGCGCGCGGACGCCCAGTGA
- a CDS encoding thioesterase family protein, whose protein sequence is MNLYIRLLLAVLRGFFKPPMALTDTLQRTLRVWPNDIDINKHMNNGRYMTIADLFMLELCLRAKILIPAFKLGWKPMLGGNLVVYKKQLSMFEQYTAEFSICCLDENWTYFQYTFFNRAGEVVVTGYSKGAWVGRKGLVANAVIAEKLKVEPTTAPMPEAIRKWLEAEAHVLGKA, encoded by the coding sequence ATGAATCTCTACATCCGTCTGTTGCTGGCTGTTCTACGCGGTTTCTTCAAGCCGCCGATGGCCCTGACCGACACGCTGCAGCGAACGCTGCGGGTCTGGCCGAACGACATAGACATCAATAAACACATGAACAATGGCCGTTACATGACGATTGCCGATCTGTTCATGCTGGAACTTTGCCTGCGCGCGAAAATCCTCATTCCTGCCTTCAAGTTGGGCTGGAAGCCCATGCTCGGCGGTAATCTGGTCGTCTATAAAAAGCAACTTTCCATGTTCGAGCAGTACACCGCCGAGTTCAGCATCTGCTGCCTCGACGAGAACTGGACCTACTTCCAGTACACCTTCTTCAACCGTGCCGGTGAAGTGGTGGTGACTGGCTATTCCAAGGGCGCCTGGGTCGGCCGTAAAGGGCTGGTCGCCAACGCGGTGATCGCCGAAAAGCTCAAGGTCGAACCCACTACCGCGCCGATGCCCGAAGCCATCAGGAAATGGCTGGAGGCTGAGGCCCACGTGCTCGGCAAGGCCTGA
- a CDS encoding MFS transporter, translating to MNTLDTPAAAPAHATYARITWRLMPLLLVCYLFAHLDRINIGFAKMQMSADLGFSDTVYGLGAGLFFIAYALFGVPSNLALERVGPRRWIATLMVTWGLLSTAMMWVQDAAGFYALRFLLGVAEAGFFPGILVVLNRWYPARRRAQVTALFAIAVPLAGVIGGPLSGGILQAFHDQGGMRGWQWMFLIEGLPVVLLGLVVLKALPDNFEQVAWLTADQKRAMREEMAREERHKPIDSMRGLLGDAHVWLLVAIYFAVMLAVNTLAFWMPSLIHGAGIGSDGRVGLLSAIPYLAGCLFMLGCGRSSDRHRERRWHLCGPLLMAAAGIALAGWAPDDALPVMSGLVVAGMGASAALPMFWQLPPAFLAGGAQAAGIAMISSFGSIASFAAPYLIGWMRDSTASPGLALQVLAVAIVLGAALVMKVPAGVVNPK from the coding sequence ATGAATACGCTCGATACCCCCGCCGCCGCGCCGGCACATGCTACGTACGCCCGCATCACCTGGCGGCTGATGCCGCTGCTGCTGGTGTGCTACCTGTTCGCCCACCTGGACCGCATCAACATCGGCTTCGCCAAGATGCAGATGAGCGCCGACCTGGGCTTTTCCGATACCGTCTACGGCCTGGGCGCCGGCCTGTTCTTCATCGCCTACGCGCTGTTTGGCGTGCCCAGCAACCTGGCCCTGGAGCGGGTCGGCCCGCGACGCTGGATCGCCACCCTGATGGTGACCTGGGGGCTGTTGTCCACCGCCATGATGTGGGTGCAGGACGCAGCCGGCTTCTATGCCTTGCGCTTTCTCCTGGGAGTGGCCGAGGCCGGTTTCTTCCCCGGCATCCTCGTAGTCCTCAATCGCTGGTATCCGGCCCGGCGCCGCGCCCAGGTCACGGCATTGTTCGCCATCGCCGTGCCCTTGGCCGGAGTGATCGGCGGGCCGTTGTCCGGCGGCATCCTGCAGGCGTTTCACGATCAGGGCGGCATGAGGGGCTGGCAGTGGATGTTCCTGATCGAGGGGCTGCCGGTGGTGCTGCTCGGGCTGGTGGTGCTCAAGGCCCTGCCGGACAACTTCGAGCAGGTGGCTTGGCTCACCGCCGATCAGAAGCGTGCAATGCGCGAGGAAATGGCCCGCGAGGAGCGGCACAAGCCGATCGACTCGATGCGCGGGCTGCTGGGCGACGCCCATGTCTGGTTGCTGGTGGCGATCTATTTCGCGGTGATGCTGGCGGTCAACACCCTGGCCTTCTGGATGCCCAGCCTGATCCACGGCGCCGGCATCGGCAGTGATGGCCGGGTCGGCCTGCTCAGCGCCATCCCTTATCTGGCCGGTTGTCTGTTCATGCTCGGCTGCGGACGCTCGTCCGACCGTCACCGCGAACGCCGCTGGCACCTGTGCGGGCCGTTGCTGATGGCCGCCGCCGGCATCGCCCTGGCCGGATGGGCGCCGGACGACGCCTTGCCGGTGATGAGTGGGCTGGTGGTCGCGGGTATGGGCGCCAGCGCGGCGCTGCCGATGTTCTGGCAACTGCCGCCGGCCTTCCTGGCGGGCGGCGCCCAGGCCGCCGGTATCGCCATGATCAGCTCGTTCGGCAGTATCGCCTCGTTCGCCGCGCCTTACCTGATCGGCTGGATGCGCGACAGCACCGCCAGCCCTGGCCTGGCCTTGCAGGTACTGGCCGTGGCCATCGTGCTAGGTGCCGCGCTGGTGATGAAAGTGCCAGCCGGCGTGGTCAACCCAAAGTGA
- a CDS encoding RHS repeat-associated core domain-containing protein, translated as MNLPKRWERAWHFCQLCVRRDSDSVGSKIVLQKGYAMTSGRLSVIDQQRSVLGSSSLPRAYTPYGAFPDKCGAVLAYCGQARDSLTGHYHLGNGYRAFNPLLMRFNSPDRLSPFAAGGLNVYAYCMGDPVNRNDPTGRIATLNVALYTAGGYASGKLHEHLLTLWNMFSYKVDRAKALKLDPAAARDLPALSKRDVGQAVFGALTSTVAFGVAAGGTYRELQMSAKAADISPGASGVSDPFGEIVLPVLNLLTAGASKMSDAMAGDLNGKYKALARKGSEKVEELNGRGESIRQPDGASQERRISRPSNLTESSV; from the coding sequence ATGAACTTGCCCAAACGGTGGGAGAGGGCCTGGCATTTTTGTCAGTTATGCGTGCGGCGCGATAGTGATAGCGTCGGGTCCAAAATCGTTCTGCAAAAAGGTTATGCGATGACTTCCGGCCGTTTGTCCGTGATCGACCAGCAGCGATCAGTGCTGGGGAGCTCCAGCCTGCCCAGGGCTTACACACCGTATGGGGCCTTTCCTGATAAGTGTGGAGCCGTTTTGGCCTATTGCGGCCAGGCCCGTGATTCACTGACGGGGCATTACCACCTGGGCAATGGGTATCGAGCCTTTAATCCTTTGCTGATGCGGTTTAACTCGCCCGATCGATTGAGTCCGTTTGCGGCGGGGGGCTTGAATGTCTACGCGTACTGCATGGGCGACCCTGTCAACCGGAACGATCCTACGGGGCGTATCGCGACGTTGAACGTAGCGTTGTACACAGCTGGCGGGTATGCGTCAGGAAAGTTGCATGAGCACTTGCTGACCCTTTGGAACATGTTCAGTTACAAAGTGGACAGGGCAAAGGCACTGAAACTGGATCCAGCAGCGGCCAGGGATCTTCCGGCGCTTTCCAAAAGGGATGTAGGACAGGCTGTATTCGGTGCGCTCACCAGTACTGTTGCATTTGGTGTTGCGGCAGGCGGTACGTACCGCGAGCTTCAGATGAGTGCCAAGGCTGCCGACATCAGTCCAGGTGCGTCTGGCGTATCTGATCCGTTTGGGGAAATCGTTCTACCGGTTCTCAATCTTCTGACCGCTGGCGCCTCCAAAATGAGCGATGCCATGGCTGGGGACTTGAATGGGAAGTACAAAGCACTTGCTCGCAAGGGCTCGGAGAAAGTCGAGGAGTTGAACGGTAGAGGGGAGTCTATAAGACAACCTGATGGTGCCTCACAAGAAAGACGAATTAGTCGGCCGAGCAACCTGACTGAAAGTTCGGTTTGA
- a CDS encoding RidA family protein, with product MAHSDIIYTPDPDADSISSDVAEYNGILVSTQIPVQADGSLELGDITTQCECTLQALKVALERAGSSMDRVLHLTIYLTDMADRAAFNEVYQRFFSKPWPVRAAVGVASLAFEGMRVEVTAMAAKG from the coding sequence ATGGCACACAGCGACATCATCTACACCCCCGACCCGGACGCCGACTCGATCTCCTCGGACGTTGCCGAATACAACGGCATCCTGGTCAGCACCCAGATCCCCGTGCAGGCCGACGGCAGCCTGGAGCTGGGCGATATCACCACCCAGTGCGAGTGCACCCTGCAGGCTTTGAAAGTTGCCCTGGAGCGTGCCGGCAGCTCGATGGACCGGGTGTTGCACCTGACCATCTACCTGACCGACATGGCCGATCGGGCGGCGTTCAACGAGGTGTACCAGCGGTTCTTCAGCAAGCCATGGCCGGTGCGCGCGGCGGTGGGCGTGGCTTCGCTGGCGTTCGAGGGGATGCGTGTGGAAGTGACGGCGATGGCGGCCAAGGGCTGA
- a CDS encoding methyltransferase domain-containing protein, which translates to MALAKADFTTRLLVDAGIGPGMRVLDVGCGSGEVSWLLAGLVGDDGAVVGIDRAAGALEIARQRESRKGAAVPEFVAAELCALPAALGLFDAIVGRRVLMYQADPVKALRALARFLLPGGLMIFQEHDGSLAPASQASFPLHHKVQQWLRRMLAHEGADLQIGFNLHRVFSEAGLMVEDLRAECLVQTPDSAYPLGEIIRACLPRIIAHGVATARQVGIDTLQARLDAERRRSQDIYIGDVAFGICARKR; encoded by the coding sequence ATGGCACTTGCGAAAGCGGATTTCACCACGCGCCTGCTGGTTGACGCGGGTATCGGCCCCGGCATGCGCGTGCTCGATGTCGGTTGCGGCAGTGGCGAGGTGAGCTGGCTGCTGGCCGGCCTGGTAGGCGACGACGGCGCGGTGGTGGGTATCGACCGGGCGGCTGGCGCCCTGGAGATCGCGCGTCAGCGTGAAAGCCGCAAAGGGGCGGCGGTGCCTGAGTTCGTGGCTGCCGAACTGTGCGCGTTGCCCGCGGCCCTGGGGTTGTTCGACGCTATTGTCGGGCGACGGGTACTGATGTACCAGGCGGATCCGGTCAAGGCGTTGCGCGCTTTGGCCCGGTTTCTGCTGCCTGGCGGGCTGATGATCTTCCAGGAGCACGATGGCAGCCTGGCCCCGGCCAGCCAGGCGTCATTCCCGTTGCACCACAAGGTCCAGCAATGGTTGCGGCGCATGCTTGCCCATGAGGGGGCCGACCTGCAGATCGGCTTTAACCTGCACCGTGTATTCAGCGAGGCGGGGCTGATGGTCGAGGACCTGCGGGCCGAGTGCCTGGTGCAGACGCCCGACAGCGCCTATCCGCTGGGCGAGATCATCCGCGCTTGCCTGCCGCGGATCATTGCCCATGGCGTGGCCACGGCGCGGCAGGTGGGGATCGACACCCTGCAGGCGCGGTTGGATGCCGAGCGGCGACGGTCGCAGGATATCTATATCGGTGATGTCGCCTTCGGTATTTGTGCGCGCAAGCGGTGA
- a CDS encoding DUF2790 domain-containing protein — protein MKRSIALLALSATLASFGAFADNSSSTYEYGMPLDIAKVISITPASNDADCQVGTAHMVYVDHQGQTREVDYRQMGNCSQL, from the coding sequence ATGAAACGTTCGATCGCCCTGCTCGCCCTCAGCGCCACCCTCGCCTCGTTCGGCGCCTTCGCCGACAACAGCTCCAGCACCTACGAATACGGCATGCCGCTGGACATCGCCAAGGTCATTTCGATTACTCCGGCCAGCAACGACGCCGATTGCCAGGTCGGTACCGCGCACATGGTCTACGTCGACCACCAGGGCCAGACCCGCGAAGTCGACTACCGCCAGATGGGCAACTGCTCGCAGCTGTAA
- a CDS encoding HD domain-containing phosphohydrolase has protein sequence MEAQPTLNPTYRPTVLLVDDEEPILNSLRRLLRGQPYDLLLATSGEQALALMAEHPADLVMSDARMPGMDGATLLAQVHQRHPASVRIMLTGYADPGAIIKAVNDGRIHRYISKPWNDDEMLLTLRQALEHQRIERERQSLELLARKQNAQLRLLNINLEKRVAARTAELQQTADMLDLAYEELKHSYVTGTEVFSMLANLRLPPAKQTNRQIIDLVRGYCQAHALDEATSRDLAMAAALYNVGKLSWPDSMMVAPSDLLKHSERYRDYPRQSESLLMTLEPMKDAARLILHHQEHWDGSGFPDRLKGECIPFGARLLKLVVDFVELQRGLVLERQMNSDEALLYLRKYSGRLYDPALLEDFVIVCATFVNDLSLADPEVQACTTHELAAGMVLARNLNADNGMLLLNAGKVLSAALVEKLIAFEAMEHGQYTVFVKVPQVSA, from the coding sequence ATGGAAGCGCAACCCACTCTGAACCCAACGTATCGGCCGACCGTGTTGCTCGTCGACGATGAGGAGCCGATTCTCAATAGCCTGCGCCGGCTATTGCGTGGCCAACCCTATGACCTGCTGTTGGCAACCAGCGGCGAACAGGCGCTGGCGCTGATGGCCGAACACCCAGCGGACCTGGTTATGAGCGATGCGCGGATGCCGGGCATGGACGGCGCCACCTTGCTCGCGCAGGTTCACCAGCGCCACCCGGCTTCCGTCAGGATCATGCTCACCGGGTATGCAGACCCAGGCGCCATCATCAAGGCTGTCAACGACGGGCGTATCCATCGTTACATCAGCAAGCCCTGGAACGACGACGAAATGCTGCTGACCTTGCGCCAGGCCCTGGAGCACCAGCGTATCGAACGAGAGCGCCAAAGCCTGGAATTACTTGCACGCAAGCAGAATGCCCAGTTGAGGCTGCTCAACATCAACCTGGAAAAACGCGTGGCGGCGCGTACCGCCGAACTGCAACAGACCGCCGACATGCTGGACCTGGCCTATGAGGAACTGAAACACAGCTACGTCACTGGCACCGAAGTGTTCTCGATGCTGGCCAACCTGCGCCTGCCGCCAGCCAAGCAGACCAACCGGCAAATCATCGATCTGGTGCGCGGCTATTGCCAGGCCCACGCCCTGGACGAAGCGACCAGCCGCGACCTTGCCATGGCTGCCGCGCTGTACAACGTCGGCAAGCTGAGTTGGCCGGACAGCATGATGGTCGCCCCTTCGGACCTGCTCAAACACAGCGAGCGCTATCGCGACTACCCCCGTCAAAGCGAATCATTGCTGATGACCCTGGAGCCTATGAAAGATGCTGCGCGCTTGATCCTGCATCATCAGGAACATTGGGACGGCAGCGGTTTCCCGGACCGTCTCAAAGGTGAGTGCATCCCGTTTGGCGCCCGCCTGCTCAAACTGGTCGTGGATTTCGTCGAACTGCAGCGAGGCCTGGTACTCGAACGGCAGATGAACAGCGACGAGGCCTTGCTCTACCTGCGCAAATATTCGGGCCGCTTGTATGACCCGGCACTGCTGGAGGATTTCGTCATTGTCTGTGCGACATTTGTCAATGATCTAAGCCTCGCGGACCCCGAAGTCCAAGCCTGCACCACCCATGAACTGGCCGCCGGGATGGTGCTGGCACGCAACCTGAACGCTGACAACGGCATGTTACTGCTCAACGCCGGAAAGGTATTGAGCGCCGCGCTTGTGGAAAAATTGATAGCGTTTGAAGCCATGGAGCACGGTCAGTACACGGTATTCGTCAAAGTGCCACAGGTGAGCGCATGA
- a CDS encoding bifunctional 2-polyprenyl-6-hydroxyphenol methylase/3-demethylubiquinol 3-O-methyltransferase UbiG, whose protein sequence is MVTDPLLDSWQHNAQAWIEAVRSGAIESRQQVTDQAILLAVLGQQPGRVLDLGCGEGWLLRALAARGIDAVGVDGDATLVAAARAAGSAQVHLASYEQMITGVQGIDHEHDLICANFALLQQDIIPLLTAMRNLLRPDGTLLIQTLHPWTAAAGNYQDGWREESFVGFAGDWRPMPWYFRTLGSWLKALELAGFNLVELQEPQHPQSQVPQSLLLIARKAA, encoded by the coding sequence ATGGTTACCGACCCACTGCTGGACAGCTGGCAGCACAACGCCCAGGCCTGGATAGAAGCCGTACGCTCCGGCGCCATCGAGTCCCGCCAGCAGGTCACCGACCAGGCGATACTCCTGGCCGTGCTCGGCCAGCAGCCCGGTCGGGTGCTGGATCTGGGCTGCGGCGAGGGTTGGCTGCTCCGTGCCCTGGCCGCACGGGGGATCGATGCGGTCGGGGTGGATGGCGATGCGACTCTTGTCGCCGCCGCACGCGCAGCAGGTTCGGCGCAGGTCCACCTGGCCAGCTATGAACAAATGATCACAGGCGTGCAGGGCATCGACCACGAGCATGACCTGATCTGCGCCAACTTCGCCCTGCTCCAGCAAGACATCATTCCCCTGCTCACGGCCATGCGGAATCTGCTGCGGCCCGACGGCACGCTGCTGATCCAGACCCTGCACCCCTGGACGGCAGCCGCCGGCAACTACCAGGATGGCTGGCGCGAGGAGTCATTCGTCGGGTTCGCCGGCGACTGGCGCCCGATGCCATGGTACTTCCGCACCCTCGGCAGCTGGCTGAAGGCACTGGAGCTGGCGGGCTTCAACCTGGTCGAACTGCAGGAGCCGCAACATCCGCAGAGCCAGGTGCCGCAATCGCTGCTGCTGATCGCGCGCAAGGCAGCCTGA
- a CDS encoding LysR family transcriptional regulator codes for MDMLHAMRTFARVVECGSFAGAAQALDISAAQVSRIVAELENQLQTRLLHRTTRRLRMSEAGERFLERTRQIMLLTEEAVDEARGAHLTPRGRLRFHCTHGLGLLMMPLVARYNATCPEVVMELTLSQRNPDPLAEGHDVVITIGQGLPDSQLIAIPLGSIHSILCASPDYLARHGVPERPEDLHGHVCLRTVDPLFEEDWSFEGHPDNCVIVPQDTFLTNVADAMLKATELGMGVGLLPYYSASQAMQEGRLCRLLAPHRLRQREIYAIYPSRHYLDAKVRTWLDFLKEQLPLLFAEHQRVVDEPRYWR; via the coding sequence ATGGACATGCTGCATGCGATGCGAACCTTCGCCCGAGTAGTGGAGTGTGGCAGTTTCGCCGGGGCGGCCCAGGCCTTGGATATTTCCGCCGCGCAGGTGTCGCGGATCGTCGCCGAGCTCGAGAACCAGTTGCAGACCCGCCTGCTGCACCGCACCACCCGGCGCCTGCGCATGAGCGAGGCGGGCGAGCGCTTTCTCGAGCGCACCCGGCAGATCATGCTGCTTACCGAAGAGGCCGTGGACGAGGCCCGTGGCGCCCACCTCACGCCCCGTGGCCGCTTGCGCTTCCATTGCACCCATGGCCTGGGGCTGTTGATGATGCCGCTGGTGGCGCGCTACAACGCGACCTGCCCGGAAGTGGTGATGGAACTGACTCTGTCGCAGCGCAACCCCGACCCGCTGGCCGAGGGGCACGACGTGGTGATCACCATCGGCCAGGGGCTGCCGGACTCGCAGCTGATTGCCATCCCGCTGGGCAGCATCCACAGCATCCTTTGCGCCTCCCCGGATTACCTTGCCCGTCACGGCGTACCCGAGCGCCCCGAGGACTTGCACGGGCACGTCTGCCTGCGCACCGTCGACCCGCTGTTCGAGGAGGACTGGTCGTTCGAAGGCCACCCCGACAATTGCGTGATCGTGCCCCAGGACACCTTCCTCACCAACGTCGCAGACGCCATGCTCAAGGCCACCGAACTGGGCATGGGGGTGGGCTTGCTGCCGTACTACTCGGCGAGCCAGGCGATGCAGGAGGGGCGCTTGTGCCGGTTGCTGGCGCCGCATCGGCTGCGCCAGCGCGAGATCTATGCGATCTATCCGTCACGGCATTATCTGGATGCCAAGGTGCGTACCTGGCTGGACTTTCTCAAGGAGCAGCTGCCGCTGTTGTTCGCCGAGCACCAGCGAGTGGTGGACGAGCCCCGGTACTGGCGCTGA